The DNA segment CCTGCCTGAGGAAGTGCCGGGCATGGTGGTGGTCCTGGACGTCAGCCCCACGCTCGCGGTGCGGGTGCGCGCCGTGGTGGAGGTCGCGGACGTCGCGAGGGATCCGTTCTTCCTGCTGCCTCCGGGCCTGGCGGACTCGCTGGCGCCGCTGAGCCGGGGCGCGGTGCTGCACAAGGACCGGCTGTACCTGGAGCTCATCGTGGAGGCGCTGCCGCACCGGGCGGGCCCCCGGGCGACCCCGCCGGAGCCCCGGCCCGTGCACTATGCGGACGCGCCCCCGGAGCGGGCGCTGGTGCTGGAGTCCCAGGGGGTGCTGTTCGGCGTCCCGCTGGGTTGCGTCTCCCAGGTGGTACCCCGGGGCGAGGCGTTCAGCGTGCTCCCGGTGCAGAGCGGGCCGGTGGCGGGCGTCTATCCCCACGCGCAGGCGCTATGGCCCATCTGTTCGATTCCAGCGCTGCTGGGTGCGCCGGCCCAGGCGGAGGAGCTGTTCGTCCTCACGGAACTGGCGGGGCGGAACGTGGGGCTGGCGGCCACCCGGGTGCTTGGTGTGCTGCAGAAGTTCAAGCCGGCCGAGCTTCCCGGAACGTTCCGGGCGCCGGGGCTGCCGGATCCGGTGATGTTACTGGACCTGCAGCGCATGTTTTCTTGATCGGCCCAACGCGCGAATCCTAAGCTTCTCCGATTGACACAGGGCGTGCAGGCAGGCTTGCTCGCCCGAAATCTCAAACGAATTCAGGGGGGTATGCGCCCCCCGAGGCCGGAGCCGATGCCCAAGAATCTACTGATCGCCGACGACTCGCTCACCATCCGCAAGGTGATCGGGATGATCTTCGCGACGGAAGACTTCCAGGTGACCGCGGTGGACAACGGGCTGGACGCCATCTCCCGCACGCGCGAGCTGCGTCCGGACGTGGTGCTCGCCGACGTGATGATGCCGGGCAAGAGCGGCTACGAGGTCTGCGAGGCGCTCAAGGGCGACCCCTCCACGCAGGCCATCCCGGTGCTGCTGCTCGCCGGCACCTTCGAGGCGTTCGACGAGAACCGCGCGAAGGCCGCCCGGGCGGATGACCACATCACCAAGCCCTTCGAGAGCCAGATCCTCCTCGACAAGGTGAAGGCGCTGGTGGGCCAGAAGTCCAACACGATGCCCGCGTCCGCCGCGACGCGCATTCTGCCCCAGACCTCCGCCCCGAGCGCTCCGGTCAGCGCGCCGCCCGCCGCCGCCGTGCCGCCGGGTGCGCGTCCCGCGGGTGCGCCGCCTCCGGGCGCCATGCCGCCGGGTGCGCGTCCTCCTCCGGGTGCGCCGCCTCCGGGCGCGCGTCCTCCGGGCGCCGGTGTGCCTCCTCCTCCGGGTGCGGCGCGTCCGCTGCCGGGCGCTGTTCCTCCGGGCGCGCGTCCTCCGGGTGCGCCGCCTCCGGGCGCCATGCCGCCGGGTGCGCGTCCTCCGCCGGGTGCGCCGCCTCCGGGCATGGGCGCGCGTCCTCCGGGTGCGCCGCCTCCGGGCGCCATGCCGCCGGGTGCGCGTCCTCCTCCGGGTGCCGTGCCTCCGGGCGCGCGTCCGCCGGGTGCGCCGCCTCCGGGCATGGCCGCGCGTCCTCCGGGCCCTGGCGCCCCGAACATCCCGGGCGGCTTCCCGCGTCCTCCGGGCGCCGCGCCGCTGCCGTCCGCGCCCCCGCCCGCCGCGGTGCCTCCGGCCGCCCGTGCCCGGGATCCGTTCGGGCTGGGTGCTCCGGCCGCCCCTCCCGCGGCGCAGGCCCGCACGGAGAGCATCCGCATCGAGGACTCGCTGCCCGAGCCCAGCGGCGCGGAGGAGATCTCCCTGGACATCGGCGGTCCCTCG comes from the Corallococcus exiguus genome and includes:
- a CDS encoding chemotaxis protein CheW encodes the protein MTVQGLAPNAGRLLGSRAVPFESGRRLCLLVEAGETRYAVEATSVIEVAMPGARGASLRGVLEVKDLAALLGGLPEEVPGMVVVLDVSPTLAVRVRAVVEVADVARDPFFLLPPGLADSLAPLSRGAVLHKDRLYLELIVEALPHRAGPRATPPEPRPVHYADAPPERALVLESQGVLFGVPLGCVSQVVPRGEAFSVLPVQSGPVAGVYPHAQALWPICSIPALLGAPAQAEELFVLTELAGRNVGLAATRVLGVLQKFKPAELPGTFRAPGLPDPVMLLDLQRMFS
- a CDS encoding response regulator, whose translation is MPKNLLIADDSLTIRKVIGMIFATEDFQVTAVDNGLDAISRTRELRPDVVLADVMMPGKSGYEVCEALKGDPSTQAIPVLLLAGTFEAFDENRAKAARADDHITKPFESQILLDKVKALVGQKSNTMPASAATRILPQTSAPSAPVSAPPAAAVPPGARPAGAPPPGAMPPGARPPPGAPPPGARPPGAGVPPPPGAARPLPGAVPPGARPPGAPPPGAMPPGARPPPGAPPPGMGARPPGAPPPGAMPPGARPPPGAVPPGARPPGAPPPGMAARPPGPGAPNIPGGFPRPPGAAPLPSAPPPAAVPPAARARDPFGLGAPAAPPAAQARTESIRIEDSLPEPSGAEEISLDIGGPSPATPPARARPAADGGEALLREALSKASREVIEKIAWEVVPQLAETIIREELERLIKDRETQH